One window of Mesorhizobium loti R88b genomic DNA carries:
- a CDS encoding nucleoside-diphosphate sugar epimerase/dehydratase: MTSYLQAVSGSRPKMRRAIIMVQDLVMVLVAVALSLVLSRSNLSFEALSYEGLATWVGIVIISHLLFRYCGLYTTIWRFASTPDFFNILKSCGILTIVLYCVSLLARYIQPVAGLNERQFIVFFLVSFTIISAPRLFYRFLRDGASWGILTDRAGKAQAKRALFVGRLGEADLIIRFTRTAEPSDHYIAGIMATERGAPLGTRIQGVPVVATRPRLIDVLEDYAAGTKSIDLLIFGSGAEHEIEEYTELVRVARHGGITVAQFSRLSQLGQEGKLVLDEVEMETILRRPTVPSDIERIGAFVGGKRVLVTGGAGSIGRTLVKRSLELGAEAVLVADNSEFGIFQLSQYVDEKDHDRLKVRIVDVADRRQMTRVVTEFKPDIIFHAAALKHVPLLEENWESAIQTNVFGTLVCAEVAAKCGVPQFLLISSDKAVDPSSVLGITKRAAEQLVSSLHESHAIATDGRRSGTKFIAVRFGNVFGSNGSVATIFQAQIEAGGPVTITDRRMTRYFMTVAEAVDLVIMAAADAQSRNGKDDYAIYMLDMGKPVPILEVAETMIRMAGKTPYTDIPIRFTGIRPGEKLHETLQGANEEVVTLDIAKIFGLKTDVVAWPTVQAALAALQAAMKNQDKASALAVLAELHGPETSAPDTRRETGSRIVGQAG; the protein is encoded by the coding sequence ATGACTTCCTATTTACAAGCCGTGTCCGGAAGTCGGCCGAAGATGCGGCGCGCCATCATCATGGTCCAGGATCTTGTCATGGTCTTGGTCGCCGTGGCGCTCAGTCTGGTGTTGTCGCGGTCAAATCTTTCGTTCGAGGCGCTCTCCTATGAGGGCTTGGCCACCTGGGTTGGCATCGTTATCATCAGCCACCTGCTGTTCAGATATTGTGGTCTCTACACCACGATCTGGCGTTTTGCCTCGACCCCGGATTTTTTCAACATTCTGAAGAGTTGCGGGATTCTGACGATTGTTCTTTATTGCGTCTCGCTGCTGGCTCGCTACATCCAGCCCGTCGCCGGCCTCAACGAGCGCCAGTTCATCGTCTTCTTCCTCGTTTCCTTCACCATCATATCGGCGCCTCGGCTGTTCTACCGATTTCTTCGCGACGGCGCGAGCTGGGGCATCCTCACCGACAGGGCCGGTAAAGCGCAGGCCAAGCGGGCGCTGTTCGTCGGCCGGCTCGGCGAGGCCGACCTGATCATTCGCTTCACGCGCACGGCAGAGCCATCAGACCATTACATCGCCGGCATCATGGCGACAGAGCGCGGTGCACCGTTGGGCACACGCATTCAAGGTGTTCCCGTGGTGGCGACCCGGCCGCGCCTGATCGATGTCCTGGAGGACTACGCCGCCGGCACCAAGAGCATCGACCTGCTTATTTTCGGCAGCGGCGCCGAGCATGAGATCGAGGAATATACTGAACTTGTGCGTGTCGCCCGGCATGGCGGCATAACCGTTGCCCAGTTCTCGAGGCTTTCGCAACTGGGGCAGGAAGGAAAGCTCGTTCTCGACGAAGTCGAGATGGAAACGATCCTGCGCCGCCCGACGGTGCCGTCCGATATAGAACGCATTGGTGCCTTCGTCGGCGGCAAGCGCGTCCTGGTGACGGGAGGCGCCGGATCTATCGGCCGCACACTGGTCAAGCGGTCGTTGGAACTCGGGGCAGAGGCGGTGCTGGTCGCCGACAATTCCGAGTTCGGCATCTTCCAGTTGAGCCAGTATGTCGACGAGAAGGACCATGATCGCCTCAAGGTTCGCATCGTCGATGTCGCGGACCGGCGCCAGATGACGCGCGTCGTCACGGAATTCAAACCGGACATCATCTTTCATGCTGCGGCGCTCAAGCACGTTCCGCTGCTCGAGGAGAACTGGGAATCGGCCATCCAGACCAATGTTTTCGGCACGCTTGTCTGCGCTGAGGTTGCCGCCAAATGTGGCGTTCCGCAGTTCCTGCTCATCTCGAGCGACAAGGCCGTGGATCCGTCCTCGGTGCTTGGCATTACAAAGAGAGCAGCCGAGCAGCTTGTCAGTTCCCTGCACGAAAGCCACGCAATCGCGACGGACGGGCGCCGTTCCGGCACCAAGTTCATAGCGGTGCGGTTCGGCAACGTGTTCGGCTCCAATGGTTCGGTGGCAACGATCTTCCAGGCACAGATTGAAGCCGGCGGTCCGGTCACGATTACCGATCGACGCATGACGCGTTATTTCATGACGGTGGCGGAAGCCGTCGACCTCGTCATCATGGCGGCCGCCGACGCACAGTCGCGCAATGGCAAGGACGACTATGCCATCTACATGCTGGACATGGGCAAACCCGTGCCGATTCTCGAAGTGGCGGAAACCATGATCCGCATGGCCGGCAAGACGCCCTATACGGATATCCCGATCCGCTTCACCGGCATCAGGCCCGGTGAGAAGCTTCATGAGACGCTCCAGGGCGCCAATGAAGAAGTCGTCACGCTCGATATCGCCAAGATCTTCGGCCTCAAAACCGATGTCGTGGCGTGGCCGACGGTTCAGGCCGCGCTGGCCGCGTTGCAGGCGGCGATGAAGAATCAGGATAAGGCTTCGGCCCTTGCCGTGTTGGCGGAACTCCATGGGCCGGAGACGTCAGCGCCCGATACGCGGCGGGAAACGGGCTCGAGAATAGTCGGGCAAGCAGGTTAG
- a CDS encoding glycosyltransferase family 4 protein, whose protein sequence is MKVLHFFKTYWPDTFGGVERTIHAIAESTASQGVETEVLSLSRSPSANTQSLDGHVAPKARLDFELASTGFSLGVFRRFRELAEKADLIHYHFPWPFMDVVHFHSRHGKPSVVTYHSDIVKQRLLLPFYRPLMLRFLKDVDAIVATSPNYLKSSPVLKIFEAKSTVIPIGIGENAYPAPTEADNIWCRSVVAQPFVLFVGVLRYYKGLDVLIQAANQVRCKIVIAGSGPIEQQLKLQVAKLRLDNVIFLGEITEQRKMALLHTCRGFVFPSNQRSEAYGLSLVEAAMCGKAMISCEIGTGTTYVNEPGITGLVVPPSDPARLGEAINRLVDSPEDAGRWGQAARDRYASLFTADRMGRAYAALYSRLVSRAI, encoded by the coding sequence TTGAAAGTCCTGCACTTCTTCAAGACCTATTGGCCCGATACCTTCGGCGGGGTTGAGCGAACGATACACGCCATCGCAGAAAGCACCGCCAGCCAAGGCGTCGAGACCGAAGTGCTGTCATTGAGCCGCTCTCCGAGTGCAAACACCCAGAGCCTTGACGGACACGTGGCCCCCAAAGCCAGGCTCGACTTCGAACTGGCGTCGACCGGATTCTCGCTCGGGGTTTTTCGGAGGTTCAGAGAGCTCGCGGAGAAAGCCGACCTGATACACTACCATTTTCCATGGCCGTTCATGGACGTGGTGCATTTCCATTCCCGCCACGGCAAGCCGAGTGTCGTCACCTATCATTCCGACATCGTCAAACAGCGACTGTTGCTGCCTTTTTATCGACCATTGATGCTGCGTTTCCTGAAGGACGTGGATGCAATCGTTGCGACATCGCCGAACTATCTGAAATCGAGTCCTGTTCTCAAGATATTCGAGGCGAAATCGACCGTCATTCCGATTGGCATCGGCGAGAATGCCTACCCCGCACCAACCGAAGCAGACAACATTTGGTGCCGATCGGTGGTGGCGCAACCCTTCGTGCTGTTTGTCGGTGTCTTGCGCTACTACAAAGGACTGGACGTGCTGATCCAGGCAGCCAATCAGGTGCGGTGCAAGATCGTCATCGCCGGATCCGGCCCCATTGAGCAGCAACTCAAGCTTCAGGTCGCAAAACTGCGGCTCGATAACGTGATCTTCCTTGGAGAGATTACGGAGCAGCGCAAGATGGCGCTGCTTCATACCTGCCGCGGATTCGTTTTCCCATCGAACCAGAGGTCGGAAGCCTATGGGCTGTCCCTGGTAGAAGCAGCGATGTGCGGCAAAGCAATGATTTCCTGCGAAATCGGCACGGGAACGACCTATGTCAACGAGCCTGGGATAACCGGGCTGGTGGTACCGCCCTCGGACCCGGCGCGGCTGGGTGAAGCCATCAACCGCTTGGTGGATTCGCCTGAAGACGCCGGGAGATGGGGGCAGGCGGCGCGGGATCGCTATGCCAGTCTTTTTACCGCCGACAGGATGGGGAGGGCTTATGCCGCGCTCTATTCCCGGCTGGTCTCGCGCGCCATCTGA
- a CDS encoding class I SAM-dependent methyltransferase encodes MALKVTKVRMGFWRGKGDTEYFRRLGGRLDQFGPDLSAEIIKHLDYLAKKAGVSRDWVSSGLPFAVSRRVHADAVKNIDAVMRKSEAGDGDARGDDQRPWSAHPTKTDAVTQKLIERAERELEGWCSREKSTVIADIVISERAQICVEIGVYGGRSLIPVAAALKQNGKGEIYGIETWDPTIATEYVTNESNDTWWRGIDFNAIKRNFYRFIAEQDLASQVRIIEAPSADAASLFKTLDYLHIDGAHSTYNAAEDVVLYAKKVRRRGIIILDDTNWPTTKPAVDILDSICERIREFKDEHGNVACILFRKR; translated from the coding sequence TTGGCCCTCAAGGTCACCAAAGTCCGAATGGGATTTTGGCGGGGTAAGGGTGATACAGAATATTTCCGGCGACTGGGAGGACGGCTCGACCAGTTTGGTCCAGACCTGAGTGCCGAAATCATCAAGCATCTAGACTACCTGGCCAAGAAGGCAGGGGTGAGTCGGGACTGGGTGTCATCGGGCTTGCCCTTTGCAGTGAGCCGAAGGGTACACGCAGATGCCGTGAAAAACATTGATGCTGTGATGCGCAAGAGCGAGGCTGGGGATGGCGACGCAAGGGGTGATGATCAGCGCCCTTGGTCCGCGCATCCAACAAAGACCGACGCCGTGACGCAGAAACTCATTGAGCGTGCCGAACGCGAACTCGAAGGCTGGTGCAGCCGCGAAAAATCCACTGTCATTGCCGACATCGTAATAAGCGAACGCGCACAAATCTGTGTGGAGATCGGGGTATACGGCGGCCGGTCGCTGATTCCTGTCGCGGCAGCGTTAAAGCAGAATGGCAAGGGTGAAATATACGGCATCGAAACTTGGGACCCGACCATAGCCACCGAATACGTCACAAACGAGAGTAATGATACCTGGTGGCGGGGCATTGACTTCAACGCCATCAAAAGGAATTTCTATAGGTTCATTGCGGAGCAAGATCTGGCTTCACAGGTACGGATAATCGAGGCGCCCTCTGCGGACGCGGCGAGTCTTTTCAAAACACTGGACTACCTGCATATCGATGGTGCTCACTCAACGTACAACGCTGCCGAGGACGTGGTGCTCTACGCAAAAAAAGTGCGGCGGCGCGGCATTATTATCCTCGACGACACGAACTGGCCCACAACAAAACCCGCTGTCGACATTCTGGACTCCATCTGCGAGCGTATACGCGAGTTCAAGGACGAACACGGCAACGTCGCCTGCATCCTGTTCCGTAAGCGCTGA
- a CDS encoding FkbM family methyltransferase, which translates to MYQRALSAIRNVKAILRDARKGPNADSEQQYRTSIGEIEHKISDIISRLNDIHVVSYLGRDLCLVKTRWGGHVVVPAYNVDVAVGIIRDGIHEPWTTRLVRESLKFGDVYVNVGANFGYYTSLGGLIVGGEGKVFSFEANPTVFAVLLKTIMYAGIPNRTTAFNRAVYSTTGSTMGFSFDYQFAGGGHLEFFGREASDILDTFWSATTIPHILDGDGKWIPSKGIMNSFETQTIALDDALGDVKVNLLHCDVESAEPYVIHGARRTIRNSPQIRIIFEWSSYNFNVGSDEYRKMVEAMWDFLAEEGFSVRRLFPMTHPDGAIDLSPKLSYAEFIVGEHGDYLAARHDH; encoded by the coding sequence GTGTATCAAAGAGCATTGTCGGCGATTCGGAACGTAAAGGCTATTTTACGTGACGCGCGTAAAGGACCCAACGCGGATTCCGAGCAACAATATAGAACTTCGATTGGCGAAATCGAACATAAAATCTCAGATATTATCTCACGCCTTAACGATATACATGTTGTTTCTTATCTTGGGCGAGATCTATGCTTGGTAAAAACGAGATGGGGCGGCCACGTCGTGGTTCCGGCGTACAATGTCGATGTTGCAGTAGGAATAATCCGTGATGGAATACATGAGCCCTGGACTACCAGGCTTGTTAGAGAATCTCTAAAATTTGGCGACGTATACGTCAACGTTGGCGCAAATTTCGGATATTACACTAGCTTAGGAGGATTAATAGTTGGCGGTGAAGGGAAAGTATTCTCATTTGAGGCAAATCCAACCGTTTTTGCGGTGTTATTGAAGACAATTATGTATGCAGGCATTCCCAATAGGACGACGGCGTTTAATCGCGCAGTTTACTCCACAACGGGATCGACTATGGGATTTTCGTTTGATTATCAATTCGCCGGCGGCGGGCACCTTGAATTCTTTGGTCGCGAGGCATCGGATATTTTGGATACCTTCTGGTCTGCTACAACAATTCCTCATATTCTTGACGGCGATGGTAAATGGATTCCCTCCAAAGGAATCATGAATTCTTTTGAAACGCAAACCATTGCGCTTGATGATGCACTCGGCGATGTAAAAGTAAATCTGCTGCACTGTGATGTAGAGTCGGCTGAGCCATACGTTATACATGGCGCAAGAAGAACCATACGAAACTCACCCCAGATTCGCATCATTTTCGAATGGTCTTCCTATAATTTCAACGTCGGATCAGACGAATATCGAAAAATGGTGGAAGCGATGTGGGATTTTTTGGCGGAAGAAGGCTTCTCCGTTCGGCGGCTATTCCCGATGACTCACCCCGACGGCGCAATCGATCTGTCACCAAAACTCTCATATGCGGAATTCATAGTCGGAGAGCATGGAGATTATTTGGCCGCCCGTCACGATCATTGA
- a CDS encoding sulfotransferase family 2 domain-containing protein: MRSDLRTEGFELFSDGSQRIYHYHLKKCGGTSLNSWLEWHFPDDGRWTEAVDNQYYLAMRAGTPPIQQALASLLEASPGAFTHIPLSGILPPQTFSVTVLRNPVKRIVSQISDWRREFAEGKHPGHSPEVRAIEHAANMSLRDFLSAHSASPLRGLFDNYQTRALATRAGEPADEGDAYALLPAAKATLERDYGVVGLTERMKETRAAICSYLGLVPDEEAGGARNVTADRFVSRDELRDASEIVGRFTAVDEELYAHARLLFLNRHAERAQYSELDFEAKHAAKAVQRLRPVLREQNVFLSVRDAILGSGIHGRDGAGTDNCAVWTGPTTRTVLYMPCPVEKMLKVKLWIRGYAAERIRSQVRFEIDDRLTPHAFVSSPESHEVAEIYATPKRSFLKLTILVDETLTSLEAGGGNADERKRGLAFDGYGWSAV; this comes from the coding sequence TTGCGCAGCGACCTGCGAACAGAGGGCTTTGAATTGTTTTCGGACGGGTCCCAAAGGATCTATCACTATCATCTAAAGAAGTGCGGTGGCACGTCGCTCAATTCTTGGCTTGAATGGCATTTTCCAGATGACGGACGATGGACCGAAGCCGTTGATAACCAATATTATCTTGCTATGCGTGCGGGAACGCCCCCGATTCAGCAGGCGCTGGCTTCTCTGCTCGAGGCGAGCCCTGGAGCCTTCACGCATATTCCGCTAAGCGGCATTCTGCCACCCCAAACATTTTCGGTGACCGTTTTGCGCAATCCTGTGAAACGTATCGTTTCGCAGATTTCGGATTGGCGCCGGGAATTCGCCGAAGGCAAACATCCGGGGCACAGCCCGGAAGTCCGCGCGATTGAGCATGCTGCAAATATGTCCCTGCGTGATTTCCTGAGTGCGCATAGCGCCTCACCTCTACGCGGCCTTTTTGACAATTATCAGACCCGCGCGCTTGCCACACGCGCAGGGGAACCGGCCGATGAAGGTGATGCGTACGCGCTCCTCCCTGCAGCGAAAGCCACGCTCGAAAGGGATTATGGGGTAGTTGGGCTGACTGAGCGTATGAAGGAGACGCGCGCGGCAATCTGCTCTTATCTGGGGCTGGTTCCGGACGAGGAAGCAGGCGGAGCCAGGAACGTGACCGCCGACAGATTTGTCTCGCGGGATGAGCTTCGGGATGCCTCGGAGATCGTTGGCCGATTCACTGCCGTGGACGAAGAGCTATATGCCCATGCACGATTACTTTTTTTGAATCGACACGCAGAGAGGGCGCAGTACTCGGAACTCGACTTTGAGGCCAAACATGCTGCGAAAGCCGTGCAACGGCTCCGCCCTGTTTTGAGGGAGCAGAACGTATTCCTTTCCGTTCGCGATGCAATATTGGGCTCGGGCATCCATGGTCGCGACGGTGCGGGCACAGACAATTGCGCTGTCTGGACAGGTCCTACGACACGGACCGTTCTCTACATGCCATGCCCGGTTGAGAAGATGCTCAAAGTCAAGCTCTGGATACGCGGATACGCGGCGGAGAGGATACGTAGCCAGGTTCGATTTGAGATCGATGACAGGTTAACTCCGCATGCCTTTGTCAGTAGCCCAGAGTCGCATGAAGTCGCTGAAATATACGCAACACCTAAGAGATCTTTTCTGAAGCTGACCATCCTGGTTGACGAAACGCTGACGTCCCTGGAAGCCGGCGGGGGAAATGCTGATGAACGCAAGCGTGGCTTGGCTTTTGACGGTTACGGCTGGTCAGCAGTGTAA
- a CDS encoding ATP-binding cassette domain-containing protein, whose amino-acid sequence MNRITEDDVVIRLDNVSVEIPLRGLKNVSLGNDPRILLRNKSPVLRALDGVNLEVHRGERIGIVGGNGNGKTTLLKVVGGMLPVSSGFVDVRGSIRSLLHVGAGMIFALTGRQNVRLRHSLLDIRSLTPTDYAEDVAEFAELGAFFDMPVGTYSPGMQSRLQFAMNTVEPADILLLDEWMGVADRAFQQKAQDRLVEYIAKNEGFLFASHNDTLLNEMTDRKITLEMGRIVES is encoded by the coding sequence GTGAACAGGATAACTGAGGATGACGTGGTCATCCGACTTGACAACGTGTCGGTGGAAATCCCCCTTCGAGGGCTTAAGAATGTATCGCTCGGCAACGATCCACGGATACTACTGAGGAACAAGTCGCCTGTCCTGCGCGCGCTCGATGGCGTCAATCTCGAAGTCCATCGCGGTGAGCGGATAGGCATTGTGGGCGGGAACGGAAACGGGAAGACCACCTTGCTCAAGGTCGTCGGGGGCATGCTTCCTGTGTCTTCCGGATTTGTCGACGTGCGCGGATCGATCCGCTCGCTGCTCCACGTTGGCGCTGGCATGATTTTCGCACTGACGGGGCGGCAGAACGTCAGGCTGCGTCATTCCTTGCTCGATATTCGGAGCCTGACACCGACGGACTATGCAGAGGACGTGGCTGAATTTGCCGAACTCGGCGCATTTTTTGACATGCCTGTCGGAACCTATTCACCTGGAATGCAGAGCCGTCTCCAATTCGCAATGAACACCGTTGAGCCCGCCGACATTTTGCTCCTCGATGAATGGATGGGCGTCGCCGATCGCGCATTCCAGCAGAAGGCCCAAGACCGGTTAGTTGAATATATCGCAAAGAATGAAGGCTTCCTTTTCGCCTCTCACAACGACACTCTACTTAATGAAATGACGGATCGAAAGATTACTCTTGAGATGGGCCGAATTGTCGAGTCCTAA
- a CDS encoding ABC transporter permease, giving the protein MREQRWIERGFREDLRALMRQRALSWQLYLADVAEQRRNSGLGLIAPFISIFVHVVLLGSVMGLVFHETLTDFIPFFAVSFALWQGLSISVSASAHANEKVANYIGFPGISGYVVHLANAYDFLIAVSLKILAVAIIIATVNFHVLMHANYVGFALGIVLTTLAMMCWSLPIAYIFDRFRLFRGFLPQLLFAVYLMTPILWSPDRISAHRWVVDFNPVYHLVEISRGPMLNGGWPLVSLSIVIGLCFLGMLVSYVVFPANRELVVFRWVA; this is encoded by the coding sequence ATGCGTGAACAACGATGGATTGAGCGCGGCTTTCGGGAGGACCTGCGAGCGCTCATGAGGCAGCGGGCGCTGTCTTGGCAGCTCTATCTGGCCGATGTCGCGGAGCAAAGGCGCAATTCGGGGTTGGGTCTGATCGCGCCGTTCATTTCGATTTTTGTTCATGTTGTACTCCTAGGTTCGGTCATGGGGCTCGTCTTCCACGAGACCCTTACCGACTTCATCCCCTTCTTCGCGGTGTCCTTTGCGCTTTGGCAGGGCCTCTCGATTTCAGTTTCTGCTAGCGCTCATGCCAATGAGAAGGTGGCGAACTACATAGGGTTCCCGGGCATATCTGGGTACGTTGTACATCTTGCGAATGCTTATGACTTCCTGATTGCAGTCTCTCTCAAAATCTTGGCTGTCGCAATAATAATAGCTACTGTAAATTTTCATGTGCTGATGCATGCCAACTACGTGGGATTCGCACTAGGAATAGTACTGACGACCCTTGCAATGATGTGCTGGTCGCTGCCGATAGCATATATTTTTGACCGCTTCCGGCTTTTTCGTGGGTTTCTCCCGCAGTTGTTGTTCGCTGTCTATCTCATGACCCCAATTCTCTGGAGTCCCGACCGAATCAGTGCGCATAGGTGGGTTGTCGACTTCAATCCCGTCTATCATCTAGTCGAGATTTCGCGTGGTCCAATGCTGAACGGTGGTTGGCCCCTCGTTTCATTGTCGATCGTAATTGGACTTTGTTTCTTGGGAATGCTCGTTTCATACGTGGTGTTCCCGGCGAATCGAGAGCTTGTCGTATTCAGGTGGGTAGCGTGA
- a CDS encoding glycosyltransferase: MHQTIAKPLVQTGDDAVAKKLLIVSSYHRACGIAQYVEALEGPLRLQADCEVEIVPLPVDIFRAQSNYARKAAKQQLAEIIKLVRSADVVNLQLEPGLFGLTPFSIWRRIGAIIDASKRVIITYHTVPQMEGERVSLNPRGLWHFLRSWRGNFVFDRLFKKVRNNPQKFRHIVQTSREARNFALIGLSTETIFHQPLSFLSRQERNVIDESRIKMEVSERYNIEGKKFLGCFGFLNEYKGIEVAVRAMKYLPEDYHLLIVGGLHPEGILRHTIDQPYIKKLMNEIEFTDEEEISSSNLIERVHFCGALGNREFNEVMLACDAIILPYAEVGQTSSGPAAMALDLARPIYCSRNQCFKELDRYQPGMLAFFEVGNHVELAEKIRRSDGTGKERVAARGAYLERYNVESRAALYLLAFENLAR; this comes from the coding sequence ATGCATCAAACCATTGCTAAACCATTGGTGCAAACTGGGGACGATGCCGTGGCGAAGAAGCTGCTCATTGTATCGAGCTATCATCGTGCCTGCGGAATCGCGCAATATGTTGAAGCACTTGAGGGTCCCCTTCGACTTCAGGCTGATTGCGAGGTCGAAATCGTGCCGCTCCCCGTGGACATATTTCGTGCGCAGTCGAACTACGCCCGAAAAGCCGCAAAGCAGCAGTTGGCAGAGATCATCAAGCTCGTAAGGTCCGCGGATGTGGTCAATCTGCAGCTTGAGCCGGGTCTATTCGGGTTGACGCCTTTCTCTATCTGGCGCCGGATCGGCGCTATCATCGACGCCAGCAAGCGGGTCATTATTACCTATCACACAGTACCTCAAATGGAGGGCGAAAGAGTTAGCCTCAACCCGAGGGGGCTTTGGCATTTCTTGCGCTCGTGGCGGGGCAACTTTGTCTTTGACAGGTTGTTCAAGAAGGTTCGCAACAACCCACAGAAGTTTCGCCACATCGTCCAGACAAGTCGGGAAGCCAGGAACTTTGCCCTGATTGGCCTATCTACCGAAACAATTTTCCACCAACCGCTGTCATTCCTAAGTCGGCAGGAGCGTAACGTAATCGATGAATCCCGCATCAAAATGGAAGTATCCGAGCGGTACAATATTGAGGGGAAAAAATTCCTAGGCTGCTTTGGTTTCCTAAACGAGTACAAGGGAATTGAAGTCGCCGTGCGGGCCATGAAATATCTGCCGGAAGATTACCATCTTTTGATCGTTGGTGGCCTTCACCCCGAAGGGATATTGCGACACACAATTGACCAACCCTACATTAAGAAGCTTATGAATGAGATTGAATTTACAGATGAGGAGGAGATCTCGAGCAGTAATCTTATTGAGCGCGTTCATTTTTGCGGAGCCCTTGGGAACCGAGAGTTCAATGAAGTGATGCTTGCCTGTGACGCTATTATCCTGCCTTATGCTGAGGTTGGACAGACGTCGTCCGGCCCTGCGGCTATGGCGCTCGATCTGGCTCGTCCCATCTACTGCTCTCGTAATCAGTGCTTCAAGGAACTGGACCGGTATCAGCCCGGCATGCTGGCGTTCTTCGAGGTCGGAAATCATGTCGAGTTAGCAGAGAAGATCAGACGTTCTGACGGCACCGGCAAGGAGCGAGTTGCCGCTCGAGGCGCGTACCTTGAACGTTACAATGTGGAATCCCGAGCCGCCCTTTATCTGCTTGCCTTTGAGAATTTGGCTCGCTAG
- the gmd gene encoding GDP-mannose 4,6-dehydratase → MPDKKVALITGITGQDGSYLAELLLAKGYSVHGIKRRSSLFNTGRIDHLYHDPHDSGPDLTLHHGDMTDSSSLTRVIQMVQPDEIYNLAAQSHVAVSFEEPEYTANSDALGPLRVLEAIRILGLEKKTRFCQASTSELFGLVQEIPQKETTPFYPRSPYAVAKLYAHWITVNYRESYGIYACNGILFNHESPVRGETFVTRKITRAMARIKLGMQKRLYLGNLSALRDWGHARDYVEMQWLMLQQDAPEDYVIATGVQHSVREFVTFAAAELGISIRWEGEGTDEKGYDASTGVCIVAVDPRYFRPAEVEALLGDPSKARQRLGWEPKTTFADLVKEMVVEDLKGAEREAFVESGELGID, encoded by the coding sequence TTGCCAGATAAAAAAGTTGCGCTGATCACCGGTATCACGGGGCAAGATGGGTCTTATCTAGCGGAGTTACTGCTTGCAAAGGGGTATTCCGTGCATGGCATCAAAAGGCGCTCTTCGCTTTTCAATACGGGGCGCATAGATCACCTATATCACGACCCGCACGACAGCGGCCCCGATCTCACATTGCATCACGGAGACATGACGGACTCATCAAGTCTGACTCGCGTCATTCAGATGGTTCAACCTGATGAAATTTACAATCTGGCGGCTCAGAGCCACGTCGCCGTTTCCTTTGAAGAGCCTGAATATACGGCGAACTCAGATGCCCTGGGGCCGCTTCGCGTGCTTGAAGCGATCCGGATTTTGGGACTGGAGAAAAAAACCCGTTTCTGTCAGGCGTCAACGTCTGAGCTTTTCGGGTTGGTTCAGGAGATACCTCAAAAAGAGACGACGCCATTTTATCCACGCTCGCCCTACGCCGTGGCCAAGCTCTATGCCCATTGGATCACGGTAAACTACAGGGAATCCTATGGCATCTATGCCTGCAACGGGATCCTGTTCAATCATGAGTCGCCAGTCCGAGGCGAAACGTTCGTCACCCGGAAAATCACGCGGGCCATGGCCCGCATCAAGCTGGGGATGCAAAAGAGGCTGTATCTGGGAAATCTCAGCGCCTTACGCGATTGGGGCCATGCGCGGGACTATGTCGAGATGCAGTGGTTGATGTTGCAGCAAGATGCCCCTGAGGACTATGTCATCGCGACTGGAGTGCAGCATTCTGTTCGTGAATTTGTGACCTTTGCCGCAGCCGAACTTGGCATATCCATCCGCTGGGAGGGCGAAGGCACGGACGAAAAGGGTTATGATGCATCGACGGGCGTGTGTATCGTCGCCGTGGATCCTCGGTATTTCCGACCGGCCGAAGTCGAGGCCCTGCTTGGCGATCCCTCAAAAGCCCGACAGAGGCTTGGCTGGGAGCCGAAAACAACATTCGCCGATCTTGTTAAGGAAATGGTCGTGGAGGACCTCAAGGGCGCCGAACGGGAGGCCTTTGTTGAAAGCGGAGAGTTGGGAATTGACTAG